Proteins from one Podospora pseudoanserina strain CBS 124.78 chromosome 1, whole genome shotgun sequence genomic window:
- the TIF1 gene encoding translation initiation factor eIF4A (COG:J; EggNog:ENOG503NUYA) → MADKGLEDVPEGQIESNYDETVDSFDEMNLKSELLRGIYAYGFERPSAIQQRAIMPVIKGHDVIAQAQSGTGKTATFSISVLQKIDTSLKQCQALILAPTRELAQQIQKVVVAIGDFMNIECHACIGGTSVRDDMKALGEGPQVVVGTPGRVHDMIQRRFLKTDSMKMFVLDEADEMLSRGFTEQIYDIFQLLPQSTQVVLLSATMPQDVLEVTTKFMRDPVRILVKKDELTLEGIKQFYIAVEKEEWKLDTLSDLYETVTITQAVIFCNTRRKVDWLTDKLTARDFTVSAMHGDMDQAQRDLIMKEFRSGSSRVLIATDLLARGIDVQQVSLVINYDLPANRENYIHRIGRGGRFGRKGVAINFVTADDVRMMREIEQFYSTQIEEMPMNVADLI, encoded by the exons ATGGCTGACAAGGGTCTCGAGGACGTCCCCGAGG GACAGATCGAGTCTAACTACGATGAGACCGTCGACTCTTTCGATGAGATGAACCTCAAGTCGGAGCTGCTCCGCG GTATCTATGCCTACGGTTTCGAGCGCCCCTCTGCTATTCAGCAGCGTGCTATCATGCCCGTCATCAAGG GCCATGATGTTATCGCCCAGGCTCAGTCCGGTACTGGCAAGACTGCCACCTTCTCTATCTCGGTCCTCCAGAAGATCGACACCTCCCTCAAGCAGTGCCAGGCCCTCATTCTCGCCCCCACCCGTGAGTTGGCCCAGCAGATTCAGAAGGTCGTTGTCGCCATTGGCGACTTCATGAACATTGAGTGCCACGCCTGCATTGGTGGTACCAGCGTCCGAGACGATATGAAGGCTCTTGGCGAGGGCCCCCAGGTGGTTGTCGGTACCCCCGGTCGTGTCCACGACATGATTCAGCGTCGTTTCCTTAAGACGGACTCCATGAAGATGTTTGTCCTCGACGAGGCCGATGAGATGTTGTCT CGTGGTTTCACCGAGCAGATCTACGACatcttccagctccttccCCAGAGCACCCAGGTCGTCCTTCTCTCGGCCACCATGCCCCAGGACGTCCTTGAGGTCACCACCAAGTTCATGCGCGACCCCGTCCGCATCTTGGTCAAGAAGGACGAGCTTACCCTTGAAGGTATCAAGCAGTTCTACATCGCcgtcgagaaggaggagtggAAGCTCGATACCCTCTCCGATTTGTATGAGactgtcaccatcacccaggCCGTCATCTTCTGCAACACCCGCCGCAAGGTCGACTGGCTTACCGACAAGCTCACTGCCCGTGATTTCACCGTCTCGGCCATGCACGGTGACATGGACCAGGCCCAGCGTGACCTCATCATGAAGGAGTTCCGCTCCGGCTCCTCTCGTGTCCTCATCGCCACTGACCTTTTGGCCCGTGGTATTGATGTCCAGCAGGTTTCCCTGGTCATCAACTACGATCTCCCCGCCAACCGTGAGAACTACATTCATCGCAttggtcgtggtggtcgttTCGGTCGCAAGGGTGTTGCGATCAACTTTGTCACTGCTGATGATGTCCGCATGATGCGCGAGATTGAGCAGTTCTACAGCACCCAGATTGAGGAGATGCCGATGAACGTGGCCGACCTCATCTAA
- a CDS encoding hypothetical protein (COG:B; COG:T; EggNog:ENOG503NU1P), producing the protein MILPHHQRHNRSIAFEEVANGSQPLTHRSVTGNGDKEVDLEDSAVDSSAVPLHPLGIKPLGNKYFSNGNDARKYLGTLQGLPDEMLMQLLEYLDTRTLRLLGYTCKFLFACCMSDDVWKTIFLESDLGKQSSFPWLGSWRSTVLGLSTEKQIQMDCSSVFSDVLHRPFVCSHISLHNYTTKIPVGNEIDRMEDLSYEEFADKWSKKPFILTKCIQSWPVSQTWSIDSLLAQCPDVVFRAEAVDWTFRTYCDYMRNSRDESPLYLFDRKFAEKMKLKIGKEEGAAYWKPDCFGSDLFELLGAERPAHRWLIIGPERSGSTFHKDPNATSAWNAVIQGAKYWIMFPPSASVPGVYVSKDSSEVTSPLSIAEWLLEFHREARQLPECREGICRAGEILHVPSGWWHLVVNLEDGIALTQNFVPKSHLANVLSFLSDKADQVSGFEDDVSDPYNLFVKRLREECPGLLEEGLRQLAEKQAQKKRRWDAVVGDSEAEDQPQKKSTGFSFGFCFGGDDDEEIP; encoded by the exons ATGATTctgccacaccaccaacgccaCAACAGGAGTATTGcttttgaggaggttgccaATGGGAGCCAACCTTTGACTCACCGTAGTGTGACTGGGAATGGTGACAAAGAGGTAGATTTGGAGGATTCTGCTGTTGACTCCTCGGCTGTGCCACTCCACCCGCTCGGTATCAAGCCGCTCGGAAACAAGTACTTCTCCAATGGGAATGATGCTCGGAAATACCTGGGCACTTTGCAGGGCCTCCCGGATGAGATGCTCATGCAGCTTCTTGAATATCTGGATACACGTACTTTGAGGCTTCTGGGCTACACATGCAAATTCCTCTTTGCTTGCTGCATGTCAGACGATGTCTGGAAGACAATCTTCTTGGA GTCAGATTTGGGAAAACAGTCATCCTTTCCTTGGCTGGGGTCATGGAGATCTACCGTCTTAGGCCTCTCAACAGAGAAGCAGATTCAGATGGACTGCAGCAGTGTGTTTTCCGACGTGCTGCATCGCCCGTTCGTCTGCAGTCATATCTCGTTGCACAACTACACGACCAAGATCCCAGTAGGAAACGAGATTGACCGCATGGAGGATCTCTCTTACGAAGAGTTTGCTGACAAGTGGAGCAAGAAACCGTTCATCCTGACCAAGTGTATTCAATCCTGGCCTGTCAGTCAGACTTGGAGCATAGACAGTCTCTTGGCCCAGTGCCCAGATGTCGTTTTCAGGGCAGAGGCTGTGGACTGGACGTTCAGGACATATTGCGATTATATGCGCAACAGCCGAGATGAGAGCCCCCTCTACTTGTTCGACCGAAAGTTTGCCGAAAAGATGAAGCTCAAAATTGGCAAGGAGGAAGGTGCGGCATACTGGAAGCCTGACTGTTTTGGCTCAGATCTGTTCGAACTTCTTGGGGCCGAGCGTCCTGCCCATCGATGGCTAATCATTGGCCCCGAACGCAGCGGTTCAACATTTCACAAGGACCCCAATGCCACATCAGCCTGGAACGCGGTGATTCAGGGGGCAAAGTACTGGATCATGTTTCCTCCGTCAGCCTCGGTTCCTGGAGTCTACGTCTCCAAAGACAGTAGTGAGGTGACCAGCCCCCTCTCCATTGCTGAGTGGCTGCTTGAGTTTCACAGAGAAGCCCGACAACTTCCAGAATGCAGAGAAGGCATTTGCAGAGCGGGCGAAATTCTTCACGTTCCAAGCGGATGGTGGCATCTGGTGGTCAACCTGGAGGACGGAATTGCACTTACACAGAACTTTGTACCCAAGTCGCATCTTGCCAATGTCTTGTCATTCTTAAGTGACAAGGCTGACCAAGTGTCTGGGTTTGAAGACGATGTGTCAGACCCATACAACCTCTTTGTGAAGCGTTTGAGAGAGGAGTGCCCTGGACTGCTTGAGGAGGGACTCAGGCAACTAGCCGAGAAGCAggcacaaaagaaaagacgATGGGATGCCGTGGTTGGCGACAGTGAAGCCGAGGATCAGCCACAGAAGAAAAGCACTGGGTTCAGTTTTGGATTCTGCTTTGggggcgatgatgatgaggaaatTCCATGA
- the TVP38_1 gene encoding Tlg2-vesicle protein (COG:S; EggNog:ENOG503NVCI), with amino-acid sequence MPGEEFPPFGPPSGGGGRIPSPTKNTFNHHHRLSLSTSSSPSPSLTSVPRITSNPTSPNLQNDLWQQQSQSRPPSTSFSSSRRLSTTRRRSNPYSSNPLLDTPQSFLQKATTTAITLSQSTLRLFLSLPRTQQLLVLLALSVLFSLGILFLVYSHTIFTSLAPLAASWKQSWLFLIVIFLLTCLTGFPPIIGYSTCVTITGFVYGFPHGWPIAATATVAGSTAAFVTSRGVLKGYVHNLVGKDKRFVALGQVLKKDGVVVLAMIRLCPLPYSLSNGFLATVGSISPVTFAGATALTTPKLLVHIFIGSRLALLAESGDKMTGFDKFVNYASMAVGAAVGMGVAWAVYKKTMQRAEELAGEDLEGGLLPEAGEEEERLVDPDEMDAAAVDVLMDDDDISLWDNDSSGRTGQEQGYRDDVWEDAPELPRGFK; translated from the exons ATGCCAGGCGAAGAATTTCCCCCCTTCGGCCCCCCatcaggaggagggggacgcatcccctccccaaccaaaaacaccttcaaccaccaccatcgcctctccctctcaacctcctcctccccctctccatcactAACCTCCGTCCCGAGAatcacctccaacccaacctcccccaatcTACAAAACGACCTCTGGCAGCAACAATCCCAATCCCgacccccttccacctccttctcgtcctcccgCCGACTGAGCACCACCCGCCGCCGATCTAACCCctactcctccaaccccctcctcgacaccccCCAGTCCTTCCTCCaaaaagcaacaacaacagcaatcaccctctcccaatccaccctccgcctcttcctctccctcccccgaacccaacaactcctcgtcctcttaGCCCTCTCAGTCCTTTTCTCCCTAGGAATCCTCTTCCTAGTCTACTCCCACAcaatcttcacctccctcgcccccttAGCCGCATCCTGGAAACAATCCTGGCTTTTCCTCATCGTAATATTCCTCCTCACATGCCTAACCGGCTTCCCCCCCATAATAGGCTACAGCACCTGCGTCACGATCACCGGTTTTGTCTATGGCTTCCCCCACGGCTGGCCCATcgccgcaacagcaacggtAGCCGGTTCGACTGCCGCTTTCGTCACCTCACGCGGCGTGTTAAAAGGCTATGTCCACAACCTGGTAGGAAAAGACAAACGATTCGTTGCGTTGGGGCAGGTGCTGAAAAaggacggggtggtggtgctggcgatGATTAGGCTTTGTCCGTTGCCGTACTCGCTGTCGAATGGGTTTTTGGCTACGGTTGGGAGTATTAGTCCGGTTACTTTTGCTGGGGCTACTGCACTCACGAC ACCGAAATTGCTAGTCCACATTTTTATCGGCAGTCGGCTTGCCTTGTTGGCCGAGTCGGGGGATAAAATGACGGGGTTTGACAAGTTTGTGAATTATGCTTCTATGGCGgtgggggcggcggtgggcatGGGGGTTGCGTGGGCGGTTTATAAGAAGACGATGCAGAGGGCCGAGGAGCTTGCGGGAGAGGAtctggagggggggttgctgccagaagctggagaagaagaggaaaggtTGGTCGATCcggatgagatggatgcTGCGGCGGTTGATGTgctgatggatgatgatgatattaGCTTGTGGGATAATGATAGTTCGGGGAGGACGGGACAGGAGCAAGGGTATAGGGATGATGTTTGGGAGGATGCGCCTGAGTTGCCGAGGGGGTTTaagtga
- a CDS encoding hypothetical protein (EggNog:ENOG503NXYG; COG:S): MAGAASASNIDAAAEHSGSGNGSGSRSPNAVARPSVISNGEGSSSSPVTGAELTSGSGPGSRSASASVPESGSGSVRTLEDVMKEPSTSVPDVVVLNAVPEPRLRRDTLDPKEDLWMSTADGRYSSPIIPLKVGSSPHIETFYVHKHILIKYEYFEKALCGPFKESETQSIELPEEDPAIFHFLVSYFYEGRYDPIKPLAAVLIADQPKGKDPEHEISHPATTSANLNTGADSDSDRSLSSLESDVSTISRRRRDRRIRRAERQYERLRQKHPGHHRTNCPCPSCSNVQTGPACWSCRAPRMPPPSSSPGAIHPNVLLMNMNGVPGPGRPPPPPPPPPGHPAHHRRRNANRRGPHPPPPPPPPPPPPPSANTNPNLASPPQPTSKPGC; this comes from the exons ATGGCTGGGGCGGCTAGCGCCTCCAACATAGACGCAGCCGCAGAGCACAGCGGAAGTGGGAACGGCAGTGGTAGCAGAAGCCCCAACGCTGTCGCAAGGCCCAGTGTGATTAGCAATGGCGAGGGTAGTTCCTCTTCGCCTGTCACCGGAGCAGAATTAACATCGGGCTCCGGCCCGGGGTCTCGgtcggcatcggcatcggtGCCGGAATCTGGATCTGGATCAGTTCGGACCCTAGAGGACGTCATGAAAGAGCCATCCACCAGTGTTCCTGATGTTGTTGTCCTAAACGCTGTGCCCGAACCTCGTCTGCGTCGGGACACATTGGACCCGAAAGAAGACCTCTGGATGTCCACGGCAGATGG TCGATATAGCTCACCTATCATTCCCTTGAAAGTTGGCTCATCGCCGCACATAGAGACCTTCTAT GTGCACAAGCACATCCTGATCAAGTATGAGTACTTTGAAAAGGCACTGTGCGGACCTTTCAAGGAGTCTGAGACCCAGTCTATCGAGCTCCCGGAGGAAGACCCTGCCATCTTCCACTTCCTGGTGTCATACTTCTATGAAGGGCGATATGACCCCATCAAGCCGCTAGCCGCCGTGTTGA TTGCCGACCAACCCAAAGGCAAAGACCCCGAACATGAAATCTCCCACCCGGCCACCACTtccgccaacctcaacaccggCGCCGACTCAGACTCGGaccgctccctctcctccctcgaatCAGACGTCAGCACCAtctcccgccgccgccgcgaccGCCGCATCCGCCGAGCCGAACGCCAGTACGAACGCCTCCGTCAAAAACACCCCGGCCACCACCGCACAAactgcccctgcccctcctgcAGCAACGTCCAAACCGGCCCCGCATGCTGGTCCTGCCGAGCACCCCGTAtgccccccccctcatcctccccaggcGCCATCCACCCCAACGTCCTTCTCATGAACATGAACGGTGTCCCCGGCCCAggccgaccaccaccaccgccaccaccaccaccaggccacccagcccaccaccgccgccgcaacgCCAACCGTCGTggtccccatccccctcctccccctccaccaccaccccccccccccccctcagcaaacaccaaccccaacctcgcctccccaccccagcCGACCTCCAAACCTGGCTGTTGA
- a CDS encoding hypothetical protein (MEROPS:MER0001367; COG:S; EggNog:ENOG503NU0A) produces MDSVWTARLVGSRSHIHPGGFHVTELFFEVPLNYARPGDGTIRLFARSISRPETTIPGLSKPVDEPMKPYLVYLEGGPGFGGPEPRSHPVSNRALDAGYTVLYVDYRGTGMSNPIHTDLVLKQGDVNQQVEYLKLFRANSIVRDLEAIRLCLTESWKPEYQTWSIFGQSFGGFVCLSYLSKYPQGLREVFMTGGLAPVKRQPLEVYSALYRKVIQRNEAYYSKYPEDEANVARVASYLTTNEADIHLPGGGTFTVHRLLGLGMAFGGHGGLDTVHNLVVKLISDLDQFNYFTTPTLMALEREVPFDSNPVYAILHESIYCSRGVASNWAALNAARKFENFFFWTQSDHSQLSLPVDGMVRVYFSGEMVFPQFFDTYPTLRPLKPAAEALARYSQWEEDLYNEEQLRRNEVPVYAVSFIDDMYVDIGAARETAALVKGIKVHETNQLHHNAIRAKGDEVLGMLFKLRDDTLD; encoded by the exons ATGGATTCTGTTTGGACTGCGCGTCTGGTCGGCAGCCGGTCACATATTCATCCCG GCGGTTTTCATGTGACTGAGCTGTTCTTCGAGGTCCCGTTGAACTATGCTCGCCCGGGAGACGGAACCATTCGGCTCTTTGCCCGCAGCATAAGCCGGCCAGAGACGACTATTCCAGGACTCTCCAAACCGGTGGATGAGCCCATGAAGCCGTATCTGGTCTACCTTGAAGGTGGCCCAGGCTTTGGTGGCCCTGAGCCCCGAAGCCATCCCGTTTCCAACCGTGCCTTGGACGCCGGATACACGGTGCTTTATGTCGACTACCGCGGAACCGGAATGAGCAACCCCATCCACACAGACCTCGTCCTCAAACAGGGGGACGTTAACCAACAGGTCGAGTACCTGAAGCTCTTCCGCGCCAACAGCATTGTGCGAGACCTCGAAGCGATCCGGCTTTGTCTGACCGAGTCCTGGAAGCCAGAGTATCAAACATGGTCCATTTTTGGGCAGTCATTCGGCGGCTTCGTCTGTCTGTCATACTTGTCCAAGTACCCCCAAGGCCTTAGAGAGGTTTTCATGACCGGCGGTCTGGCCCCTGTCAAGCGCCAACCTCTAGAAGTGTATTCCGCCCTCTACAGAAAGGTCATCCAGCGAAACGAAGCCTACTACAGCAAATATCCTGAAGACGAGGCGAACGTCGCCCGAGTCGCATCATACCTGACCACGAACGAAGCCGATATCCACCTTCCCGGAGGTGGTACTTTTACAGTCCACCGTCTCCTCGGTCTCGGCATGGCTTTTGGTGGCCACGGAGGTCTAGATACTGTACACAATCTAGTAGTCAAGCTCATTTCCGACCTGGATCAGTTCAACTACTTTACCACTCCGACACTGATGGCACTTGAGCGTGAGGTCCCTTTTGACAGCAACCCTGTCTACGCCATTCTACACGAGAGCATCTACTGCTCCAGGGGCGTAGCGTCCAACTGGGCGGCCCTGAATGCAGCTCGCAAGTTTGAaaacttcttcttttggACGCAATCTGATCATAGCCAGTTGTCTCTGCCAGTGGATGGAATGGTCAGAGTTTACTTCTCGGGCGAGATGGTTTTCCCTCAATTCTTTGACACGTATCCCACCTTGAGGCCGCTCAAGCCCGCGGCGGAAGCGTTGGCGAGATATTCTCAGTGGGAGGAAGATCTGTACAATGAAGAGCAGCTGCGCCGTAACGAAGTACCTGTGTACGCCGTGAGCTTTATTGACGACATGTACGTTGACATCGGGGCAGCGAGGGAGACGGCCGCGTTGGTCAAGGGGATCAAGGTCCACGAGACGAACCAGCTTCATCACAATGCCATCCGGGCAAAAGGGGACGAGGTGCTAGGGATGCTGTTTAAGTTGCGGGATGATACCCTGGATTAG
- a CDS encoding hypothetical protein (EggNog:ENOG503P1QF) encodes MTHGMSAAILIQTLTESFAALADEVQSLIDRKTILEHKLRYAHEQQFQYLADKYAVPDVSETLAKLQIPPDLHLLATATSAVPLPKRGLDGNNQHQIALLIREGRKAAKQLAIAMTDAVQFARSGQDTPLSLGMEGLTAASTVLEKDFTVHGRKGSLACPFSTKLNQNGIPHVHYAEQVDGSQDLAGGAGADPTPHKSTDPICAAMLEDAVPSPTAAAAASKCPIRFLDKHSPEEIAHYVETHKHEIPRSHEVCVRRYQRNEEQIRKLDAKYGNLVSMVEDLSHLHRPMLPPAAGNDKTGVGSTSSNKRVEDWAQTIVAADPDIQDNDMPPTPHDEEGDRENRFDRNFREVRVGESPTRPWGIPVPIQDGLRPQDIPPVRSSSPVPPMRTEAPAVAPEVKAEPNKCPFDHTKMGFKTQMKPHSPTADPNLNAGHNLNTSSLPLKYHQELPSSPPQPPFVNLPKSVKPAAPTSGDKGADRPPQIVYNFNGPVFIGYPMEQAMQLMQQWQQQKQ; translated from the exons ATGACCCATGGGATGTCTGCCGCAATCCTCATCCAGACTCTGACCGAGTCCTTCGCCGCCCTTGCAGACGAAGTTCAGTCGCTGATTGATCGCAAAACCATCTTGGAGCACAAGCTGCGCTACGCCCATGAACAG CAGTTTCAATATCTCGCCGACAAGTATGCAGTACCAGACGTGTCTGAGACTCTAGCAAAACTCCAAATACCACCAGATTTACATCTACTCGCGACGGCAACGTCAGCTGTGCCTTTGCCAAAACGTGGACTTGACGGGaacaaccagcaccaaaTCGCGCTGCTCATCAGAGAGGGACGCAAAGCCGCAAAGCAGCTTGCTATCGCCATGACCGACGCAGTCCAGTTTGCCAGGTCAGGTCAAGACACTCCGCTGTCGCTAGGAATGGAAGGGTTGACGGCTGCGTCAACGGTCCTGGAAAAGGACTTTACCGTTCATGGGAGAAAGGGCTCCCTAGCGTGCCCCTTCTCGACCAAGCTGAATCAAAACGGCATACCTCATGTTCACTACGCTGAGCAGGTCGACGGCTCCCAGGACCTTGCTGGCGGCGCCGGTGCTGATCCCACGCCTCACAAGTCAACTGATCCCATATGCGCCGCCATGCTTGAAGATGCCGTGCCCAGTCCCAcggccgccgctgctgcctcCAAATGTCCGATCCGTTTCCTAGACAAGCACTCGCCTGAAGAAATTGCGCACTACGTGGAGACCCACAAGCATGAGATTCCCCGAAGCCATGAGGTCTGTGTCAGGAGGTATCAGCGGAACGAAGAGCAGATAAGAAAGCTCGACGCCAAGTATGGTAACCTCGTGAGCATGGTCGAAGACTTGAGCCACTTGCACCGCCCCATGTTACCTCCTGCTGCCGGGAACGACAAGACCGGGGTGGGCAGCACCTCGTCGAATAAGAGAGTAGAGGACTGGGCCCAGACGATTGTTGCTGCCGATCCTGACATCCAGGATAACGATATGCCACCGACGCCTCatgacgaggaaggggatcGGGAGAATAGATTCGACCGCAACTTCCGCGAGGTCCGTGTGGGCGAGTCGCCGACTAGACCTTGGGGAATTCCTGTGCCTATCCAAGACGGCCTGCGACCACAAGATATACCTCCTGTCCGCAGCTCATCGCCCGTCCCTCCGATGAGAACAGAGGCCCCGGCAGTTGCGCCAGAAGTCAAAGCGGAACCTAATAAGTGTCCCTTTGACCATACCAAGATGGGATTCAAAACCCAAATGAAACCGCATTCTCCGACGGCAGACCCGAATCTCAACGCTGGCCATAATTTGAACACATCCTCCTTGCCGCTTAAGTACCACCAGGAGTTGCCTTCGAGTCCGCCCCAGCCACCGTTTGTCAACCTCCCCAAGTCTGTCAAACCTGCCGCCCCAACATCGGGCGACAAAGGCGCCGATCGGCCGCCGCAGATTGTGTATAACTTCAACGGGCCGGTGTTCATTGGGTATCCGATGGAACAGGCCATGCAGCTTATGCAACAGTGGCAGCAACAGAAACAATAG
- a CDS encoding hypothetical protein (COG:L; EggNog:ENOG503NYVK): MVSDETYEICLPILQDLTLEDEDKTDKLEEVLREKTTLRDQALENAILDALWRFRDGGGTATSPPSIRQTILRRPSPAPWRGSGTPLSGSPRLGVSPLAPPGFMPTPFSRAKSVTASPFGSPRPSPRLAFAAPVPHSPSLNAYRFNDEPPSQEVFGDYQSDNVDWLVSDDAASVTSSIGNASGLNVAAPEFVSTRQETDMSPYDMLRTILGPTKTDDEISAALAMHGYDLGATIQAIMETQMQDNLALAAQAEEARVTIGRSLTPDNRPSTPGDQQKTGVICKFYLSTGSCLRADCRFSHDLSSHICKYWVAGNCLAGSTCIFSHDPAHLANRLHIDGSDTPPTQHATVNLQDYSSFPALQPGTPEQLPIFAAAGNYPALGVTPPPGFKGHHGYANDRPRSRPGSRHQQKEATQPVPSPDDADAFPSLGAALAKQGKKHHGKRGGHGHGHKENFPPSTLADIVKMSPSPTPSQQSRKMARNGSSTSIRNGENSAAAQAIPNPKHIPWLETGEKANKAYLKARQEAIKHGGLRNKFLQSAAQAWNRNDARAAKALSLRGQSENDLMRRAHREAADQLYKERNKDRANCPEIYVDLHGLHPEEAVEYLEKVLMENISEVRPIYAITGTGHHSKNGKDKVGKAVRSFLNEWRYAYREFSVPGDRNSTGGILGIDARSWDRSLSKDGATHAKKDDGGGEGGGKEDVDILSQGVEIGEGKVKLLVRDTSVAKEPPKGPARR; the protein is encoded by the exons ATGGTTTCTGACGAGACCTACGAGATCTGCCTCCCGATCCTTCAAGACCTTACcctggaagatgaggataAGACCGacaagctcgaggaggtctTGAGGGAAAAGACAACGCTGAGGGACCAGGCGCTAGAAAATGCAATATTAGACGCCCTCTGGCGATTTCGAGATGGAGGTGGGACGGCAACATCACCGCCGTCTATACGGCAGACCATCTTGCGGCGTCCTTCACCGGCCCCCTGGCGCGGCTCCGGAACCCCACTGTCGGGCTCACCGCGCTTGGGTGTTAGCCCCCTTGCCCCGCCAGGATTCATGCCGACCCCTTTCAGTCGGGCCAAGTCCGTAACGGCCTCCCCCTTCGGCTCGCCGAGGCCGTCTCCGAGGCTGGCCTTTGCCGCTCCCGTGCCTCACAGTCCAAGCTTGAATGCGTACCGTTTCAACGATGAGCCGCCCTCTCAGGAGGTTTTTGGCGACTACCAGTCTGACAATGTGGACTGGCTGGTGAGCGATGATGCCGCCAGTGTAACCTCGTCAATCGGCAACGCCAGTGGCCTGAACGTGGCGGCTCCCGAGTTCGTATCCACGCGCCAGGAGACAGATATGAGCCCGTACGACATGCTGCGCACGATCCTGGGACCTACCAAGACCGATGATGAGATTAGTGCTGCCCTTGCCATGCATGGCTACGATCTTGGTGCCACTATCCAGGCCATCATGGAGACACAAATGCAAGACAACCTCGCTCTGGCCGcccaggccgaggaggctcGAGTGACTATCGGGAGGTCACTGACTCCCGACAACCGACCGTCGACCCCAGGAGACCAGCAAAAGACGGGTGTCATTTGCAAGTTCTATCTGTCCACCGGAAGCTGTCTGCGCGCCGACTGCCGTTTTAGCCATGATTTGAGCAGTCACATTTGCAA GTACTGGGTGGCAGGCAACTGTCTCGCTGGGAGCACTTGTATCTTCTCGCACGACCCGGCACACCTGGCCAACAGGCTTCATATCGATGGGTCGGATACACCTCCTACCCAGCACGCCACGGTTAATCTGCAAGACTACAGCAGCTTCCCAGCGCTGCAGCCCGGCACTCCGGAGCAACTGCCTATCTTTGCGGCCGCTGGCAACTATCCGGCCCTCGGTGTTACGCCGCCCCCTGGGTTTAAAGGACACCATGGCTACGCTAACGACCGGCCGCGATCCCGCCCTGGAAGTCGCCATCAGCAAAAGGAGGCAACACAGCCTGTGCCCTCCCCAGATGATGCGGATGCTTTTCCTTCGCTTGGGGCTGCCCTTGCCAAACAGGGTAAGAAGCACCATGGCAAGAGGGGTGGGCACGGTCACGGTCACAAGGAGAACTTTCCTCCTAGCACACTTGCCGATATCGTCAAGATGTCGCCATCCCCTACGCCTTCGCAGCAGTCCCGAAAGATGGCCCGCAATGGTAGTTCGACCAGCATTCGCAACGGCGAGAACAGCGCGGCCGCCCAAGCCATCCCAAATCCCAAGCATATTCCGTGGCTCGAGACGGGCGAGAAAGCCAACAAGGCCTATCTCAAGGCACGCCAGGAGGCTATCAAGCATGGTGGCCTCCGCAACAAGTTTCTCCAAAG TGCTGCTCAAGCCTGGAATCGTAACGATGCCAGAGCCGCCAAGGCACTCAGTCTCCGGGGACAGAGCGAGAACGACCTGATGCGGAGAGCTCACCGCGAGGCAGCCGACCAGCTGTACAAGGAGCGCAACAAGGACCGGGCCAACTGCCCAGAAATCTACGTGGACCTGCACGGGCTGCACCCCGAGGAGGCGGTCGAGTATCTGGAGAAGGTGCTCATGGAGAACATTTCCGAGGTCAGACCAATCTACGCCATCACGGGCACCGGCCACCACAGCAAAAATGGTAAGGACAAGGTTGGCAAGGCGGTCCGGAGCTTTTTGAACGAGTGGCGGTATGCCTACCGGGAGTTTTCTGTGCCGGGCGACCGCAACAGCACGGGCGGCATCTTGGGCATTGACGCGCGGAGCTGGGACCGGAGTCTCTCCAAGGACGGGGCGACGCATGCGAAGAAGgatgacggcggtggtgaggggggggggaaggaggatgtggataTTCTTTCGCAGGGTGtcgagattggggagggcaAGGTCAAGCTTCTTGTTAGGGACACGTCGGTTGCCAAGGAGCCACCCAAGGggccggcgaggaggtgA